In a single window of the Oscillospiraceae bacterium genome:
- a CDS encoding dihydroorotase, with protein MSNIITLPAACDMHVHLRDPGQTYKTDIAEGTRIAAANGIADIVMMPNTAPPIDNAAMVTRLRERIAHIGATCSRPRAAECRPYANVHIIAAVTVGQRGQELTDFAALKQAGVVALSDDGIPVSDVIMEAAMREAQAVGLPLIDHCEPEIEQVSRDCELAAKTGVPIHIAHVSRANALAFIRQAKRDGLPVTCEVAPHHFTFTKDAVATFGGNARMAPPLATQADIEAVLEALQDGTIDAIATDHAPHHWVEKMRNKPPNGIIGLETLWPATLTALYFTGLLTLEQIVDKLCHAPRRILGLPSTDETVQIDLDAEYTYQPSGRCVNTPFTGMKLRGKVTYE; from the coding sequence ATGTCAAATATCATAACCCTCCCCGCTGCATGCGATATGCATGTTCATCTTCGCGACCCGGGGCAGACGTATAAGACTGACATTGCCGAGGGGACGCGGATTGCTGCGGCCAACGGCATTGCCGACATTGTCATGATGCCCAATACGGCACCGCCCATTGACAACGCAGCGATGGTGACGCGGTTGCGTGAGCGTATTGCCCACATAGGGGCGACTTGCAGTCGCCCGCGGGCGGCAGAATGCCGCCCCTACGCCAATGTTCACATCATTGCCGCCGTAACTGTCGGGCAACGCGGACAGGAGCTGACCGACTTTGCGGCATTGAAGCAAGCCGGCGTTGTTGCGTTGAGTGATGACGGCATACCTGTCAGCGATGTTATCATGGAAGCGGCGATGCGTGAGGCGCAGGCTGTCGGCTTGCCGCTGATTGACCACTGTGAGCCGGAAATAGAGCAAGTCTCGCGGGATTGTGAACTGGCGGCCAAAACAGGCGTGCCGATACATATCGCGCATGTCAGCCGTGCTAATGCACTGGCGTTTATTCGACAGGCAAAGCGTGACGGCTTACCCGTCACTTGCGAGGTCGCGCCGCACCACTTTACCTTCACCAAGGACGCAGTGGCGACATTTGGCGGCAACGCCCGCATGGCGCCGCCGCTGGCGACACAGGCCGATATTGAGGCTGTTCTTGAAGCTTTGCAAGACGGCACAATTGATGCCATTGCGACCGACCATGCGCCGCACCATTGGGTAGAAAAGATGCGCAACAAGCCACCCAACGGCATCATCGGCTTAGAAACGTTGTGGCCGGCGACACTGACGGCATTATATTTCACCGGCTTGCTGACACTTGAACAGATTGTTGACAAGCTCTGTCATGCGCCGCGCCGCATTTTAGGTTTACCGTCAACGGATGAGACAGTGCAAATTGACTTAGACGCCGAATACACATATCAGCCGTCGGGGCGATGTGTCAATACGCCGTTTACAGGCATGAAGTTGAGAGGAAAAGTTACTTATGAATAA
- a CDS encoding DUF1015 domain-containing protein: MANVFPFRALRYTPEAGDITLLVCPPYDIIYDKEEQALLAKNKYNVIRLEKPTDYGEAAETLKDWLGGGILATDDAPSFTVYQEEFDDRGTRRKITGIIGDVGLEPFAAGVVLPHEEILPKARGDRYALMDATHCNFSQIYCLYQDPQRAVDRLMSGYTTNAPDLEFSDEDGVVHRFWRIDDPTDTQKITEAFHDKTLYIADGHHRYTTALEYYNEHPDINASRIMTMLVDMADDGLVIWPTHRLVFNVDNFSATDVLMQLSPHFEITLCEDIANVEEQLAKREDTVALYAGNRHYALLTLRDRAEMAKALPQHSEAYRGLDVALLHNMILEPVLGIGKAELAAQSHIKYTRSLQTALDAVDNGEAQCAFLLNATRIEQMADVSLAGERMPQKSTYFYPKLTTGVVMKQFNP, encoded by the coding sequence ATGGCTAACGTATTTCCATTCCGCGCTCTGCGGTACACACCTGAGGCAGGTGACATCACGCTGCTTGTCTGCCCGCCTTATGACATCATTTATGACAAAGAAGAGCAGGCATTGCTGGCAAAAAACAAATATAATGTCATCCGCTTGGAGAAGCCGACTGATTACGGCGAGGCGGCGGAAACGTTAAAAGACTGGTTGGGCGGCGGGATTTTGGCGACCGATGACGCGCCTTCGTTTACGGTGTATCAAGAGGAGTTTGATGACAGAGGCACGCGCCGCAAGATTACCGGCATCATCGGCGATGTCGGTTTGGAGCCGTTTGCGGCCGGCGTTGTGTTGCCGCACGAGGAAATTTTACCCAAGGCACGAGGTGACCGCTACGCCTTGATGGATGCTACACACTGCAATTTCAGTCAGATTTACTGCCTGTATCAAGACCCGCAGCGGGCAGTCGATAGGTTAATGTCCGGTTATACGACAAATGCGCCTGACTTGGAGTTCTCTGACGAAGACGGCGTTGTTCACCGCTTTTGGCGTATTGATGACCCGACCGATACGCAAAAAATCACAGAGGCGTTTCATGACAAGACGCTCTATATTGCCGACGGGCACCACCGCTATACCACAGCATTGGAATATTATAATGAACACCCCGATATCAATGCTTCGCGTATTATGACCATGCTGGTCGATATGGCTGACGATGGACTGGTGATTTGGCCGACACACCGCCTTGTCTTTAATGTGGACAACTTCTCGGCAACCGATGTATTGATGCAGCTGTCGCCGCACTTTGAGATCACATTGTGCGAAGACATTGCCAATGTCGAAGAGCAGCTTGCTAAGCGCGAAGACACTGTCGCGCTCTATGCCGGCAACCGGCATTATGCGTTGTTGACGTTGCGTGACCGCGCTGAAATGGCCAAAGCACTGCCTCAGCATAGCGAGGCGTACCGCGGCTTGGATGTGGCGCTGCTGCACAACATGATTTTAGAGCCCGTTTTAGGCATTGGCAAAGCTGAGCTGGCGGCGCAAAGCCACATTAAATACACCCGCTCACTGCAAACGGCGCTTGACGCGGTAGACAACGGCGAAGCGCAGTGTGCTTTCCTGCTCAACGCCACCCGCATTGAACAAATGGCCGATGTATCTCTCGCGGGCGAGCGTATGCCGCAGAAATCGACATACTTTTACCCGAAATTAACAACAGGTGTTGTGATGAAGCAGTTTAATCCATAA
- the pyrF gene encoding orotidine-5'-phosphate decarboxylase — protein MNKLIAAIAAKQNPTVVGLDLRLDMLPAELLDKHIAAQGETPEAAGAAILEFNKGILDALQDIVPAVKPQLACHEAFGVPGMIAFAESVKYAKQLGYYIIADAKRGDIGSTSAQYAQAFIGKTRIGNTEYEAFGCDCMTVNPYQGSDNLDPFLDACEAYDRDIFVLVKTSNPSSSDVQDLLVDGKPVYRHIAEQLAALHNRHIGIVVGATHPAQLTELRDAMPDTVFLIPGYGAQGGTAASVAPAFANGGHAIVNNSRDILRAWQKRGGHYAEAARAEALDMREKLQKII, from the coding sequence ATGAATAAGCTAATTGCCGCCATCGCCGCCAAACAGAACCCCACCGTTGTGGGGCTCGATCTGCGATTGGATATGTTGCCCGCTGAATTGCTGGACAAGCATATCGCCGCGCAGGGCGAAACGCCGGAGGCCGCGGGGGCTGCCATTCTGGAATTTAACAAGGGCATTTTGGACGCGCTGCAAGACATTGTGCCGGCTGTCAAACCGCAGTTGGCGTGTCATGAGGCGTTCGGCGTGCCGGGCATGATTGCCTTTGCCGAGAGCGTCAAGTACGCTAAGCAGTTGGGCTACTACATCATCGCCGATGCCAAACGCGGTGACATTGGTTCAACATCGGCGCAGTACGCGCAGGCATTTATCGGAAAAACCAGGATCGGCAATACCGAATATGAGGCGTTCGGCTGCGACTGTATGACTGTCAACCCGTATCAGGGCAGTGACAATCTTGACCCGTTTCTTGACGCTTGCGAGGCGTATGATCGCGATATTTTTGTGTTGGTCAAGACATCGAACCCATCGTCGAGCGACGTGCAAGACTTACTTGTTGATGGCAAGCCGGTTTACCGGCATATTGCCGAACAACTGGCGGCACTGCACAACCGGCATATCGGCATTGTTGTCGGCGCAACGCATCCGGCACAATTGACCGAATTGCGAGACGCCATGCCCGACACTGTTTTCTTAATCCCCGGCTATGGCGCGCAAGGCGGCACGGCGGCAAGTGTTGCCCCTGCCTTTGCCAACGGCGGTCACGCAATCGTCAATAATTCACGTGATATTTTGCGGGCGTGGCAGAAACGCGGCGGGCATTACGCTGAGGCAGCGCGGGCCGAAGCATTAGATATGCGAGAGAAGTTGCAAAAAATTATATAG
- the rsmG gene encoding 16S rRNA (guanine(527)-N(7))-methyltransferase RsmG, which translates to MQDKQRQYLDLVLETNRHLNLTAITNPAEAYVRHVEDSLALLDVCDFNGKRIIDVGAGGGFPGMPLAIACPGAHLTLLDATRKKVDFLRHAVETLGLANVDCLHARGEEAATKPPRRESYDISVSRGVARLDVLAELCLPFVKVGGVFIAMKQDGSEAAEAFEIVEALGGNMRDARGRTPYTLSDGTKHMFIIIEKIAATPTKYPRRWAKMNGKP; encoded by the coding sequence ATGCAAGATAAACAACGGCAATACCTCGATTTGGTACTTGAAACCAATCGACATCTTAATCTTACCGCCATTACCAATCCCGCTGAGGCATACGTTCGCCATGTCGAGGATTCATTGGCGTTGCTTGATGTGTGTGATTTTAATGGCAAGCGGATCATTGACGTTGGCGCAGGCGGCGGGTTTCCCGGAATGCCGTTGGCGATTGCTTGTCCTGGTGCGCATTTGACGTTGCTGGACGCGACGCGCAAGAAAGTCGATTTTTTGCGCCATGCTGTTGAAACGCTGGGGCTGGCTAATGTCGATTGCCTCCACGCGCGCGGTGAGGAAGCTGCCACTAAGCCCCCGCGGCGCGAAAGTTACGACATCTCGGTCAGCCGCGGTGTGGCGCGACTTGATGTGTTGGCCGAGCTATGTCTGCCTTTTGTAAAAGTCGGCGGCGTATTTATCGCAATGAAGCAGGATGGCAGTGAGGCGGCAGAAGCGTTTGAAATAGTTGAGGCGTTGGGCGGCAATATGCGGGATGCCCGGGGACGCACCCCTTACACACTGAGTGACGGCACAAAGCATATGTTTATCATCATTGAAAAAATCGCGGCAACGCCGACGAAATATCCGCGCCGTTGGGCAAAAATGAACGGAAAACCATAA